Proteins encoded in a region of the Eschrichtius robustus isolate mEscRob2 chromosome 16, mEscRob2.pri, whole genome shotgun sequence genome:
- the SH2B2 gene encoding LOW QUALITY PROTEIN: SH2B adapter protein 2 (The sequence of the model RefSeq protein was modified relative to this genomic sequence to represent the inferred CDS: inserted 1 base in 1 codon), which translates to MNGAAAAPVPVPVPVPDWRQFCELHAQAAAVDFAHKFCRFLRDNPAYDTPDAGASFSRHFAANFLDVFSEEVRRVLVAGPVPRGAAEPPDAMEPEPSGPPALKAAPYGHSRSSEDVSAHAAAKARVRKGFSLRNMSLCVVDGVRDMWHRRSEPEPDAAPRAAEPPAEPRDKWTRRLRLSRTLAAKVELVDIQREGALRFMVADDAAAGPGGAAQWQKCRLLLRRAVAGERFRLEFFVPPKASRPKVSIPLSAIIEVRTTMPLEMPEKDNTFVLKVENGAEYILETIDSLQKHSWVADIQGCVDPGDSEEDADLXCARGSCLASRVASCSCELLTDAADLPQPLETTAAVVTAPHSRARDAVGESLVHVPLETFLETLESPGGSGSDSNNTVEDGAEPEPEAEPELELSDYPWFHGTLSRVKAAQLVLAGGPRSHGLFVIRQSETRPGEYVLTFNFQGKAKHLRLSLNGHGQCHVQHLWFQSVLDMLRHFHTHPIPLESGGSADITLRSYVRAQGPPPDPGPSPSAAPAPPACWSEPAGQHYFSSLAAAACPPASPSEAGGASSSSASSSSAASVPGASRPAEGPLSARSRSNSAERLLEAAGGGADEPPEAGPGEGARGRTRAVENQYSFY; encoded by the exons ATGAATGGTGCCGCCGCCGCCCCGGTCCCGGTTCCGGTTCCGGTCCCGGACTGGCGGCAGTTCTGCGAACTGCACGCGCAGGCGGCCGCCGTGGATTTCGCCCACAAGTTCTGCCGTTTCCTGCGGGACAACCCGGCCTACGACACGCCCGACGCCGGGGCCTCCTTCTCCCGCCACTTCGCCGCCAACTTCCTGGACGTGTTCAGCGAGGAGGTGCGCCGCGTGCTGGTGGCCGGGCCGGTGCCCCGGGGAGCGGCCGAGCCCCCAGACGCCATGGAGCCCGAGCCCTCGGGGCCCCCGGCGCTCAAAGCCGCGCCCTACGGCCACTCGCGGAGCTCCGAGGACGTGTCGGCGCACGCGGCGGCCAAGGCCCGCGTCCGCAAGGGCTTCTCGCTGCGCAATATGAGCCTGTGTGTGGTGGACGGCGTGCGAGACATGTGGCACCGGCGCTCCGAGCCCGAGCCCGACGCCGCCCCGCGGGCCGCCGAGCCCCCAGCCGAGCCGCGCGACAAGTGGACGCGGCGCCTGCGGCTGTCGCGGACGCTGGCGGCCAAGGTGGAGCTGGTGGACATCCAGCGAGAGGGCGCGCTGCGCTTCATGGTGGCCGACGACGCGGCCGCGGGCCCCGGGGGCGCCGCCCAGTGGCAGAAGTGTCGCCTGCTCCTGCGCAGGGCCGTGGCAGGCGAGCGCTTCCGCCTAGAGTTCTTCGTGCCGCCCAAG GCCTCCAGGCCCAAAGTCAGCATCCCTCTGTCGGCCATCATTGAGGTCCGCACCACCATGCCCCTGGAGATGCCGGAGAAGGACAACACGTTCGTGCTCAAG gtggAGAACGGAGCAGAGTACATCCTGGAGACCATCGACTCCCTGCAGAAGCACTCGTGGGTAGCTGACATCCAGGGCTGTGTGGACCCTGG GGACAGCGAGGAAGATGCCGATC CCTGTGCCCGGGGAAGCTGTCTGGCCAGCCGTGTGGCCTCTTGCAGCTGTGAGCTCCTGACGGATG cagCGGACCTGCCCCAGCCCCTAGAGACAACGGCAGCCGTGGTGACGGCCCCACACAGCCGAGCTCGAGATGCCGTCGGGGAGTCCCTGGTCCATGTCCCGCTGGAGACCTTCCTGGAGACCCTGGAGTCCCCAGGTGGCAGCGGCAGTGACAGCAATAACACAG TGGAGGACGGAGCAGAGCCGGAGCCCGAGGCTGAGCCCGAGCTGGAGCTCTCTGACTACCCCTGGTTCCACGGGACACTGTCACGGGTCAAGGCAGCTCAGCTGGTTCTGGCAGGCGGGCCCCGGAGCCACGGCCTCTTCGTGATCCGCCAGAGTGAGACTCGGCCTGGGGAGTACGTGCTGACCTTCAACTTCCAGGGCAAGGCCAAG CACCTGCGCCTGTCCTTGAACGGCCACGGGCAGTGCCACGTGCAGCACCTGTGGTTCCAGTCTGTGCTCGACATGCTCCGCCACTTCCACACCCACCCCATCCCGCTGGAGTCCGGGGGCTCTGCAGACATCACCCTTCGCAGCTATGTGCGGGCCCAGGGCCCCCCACCTG ACCCGGGGCCCTCGCCCAGCGCCGCGCCCGCGCCCCCCGCCTGCTGGAGCGAGCCGGCCGGCCAGCACTACTTCTCCAGCCTCGCCGCGGCCGCCTGCCCGCCCGCCTCGCCCTCGGAGGCCGGCGGCGCCTCGTCCTCCTCCGCCTCGTCGTCCTCGGCAGCGTCTGTGCCCGGCGCCTCGCGCCCCGCCGAGGGCCCGCTGAGCGCGCGCAGCCGCAGCAACAGCGCCGAGCGCCTGCTGGAGGCGGCGGGCGGGGGCGCCGACGAGCCCCCGGAGGCCGGGCCGGGAGAGGGCGCCCGGGGCCGCACGCGCGCCGTCGAGAACCAGTACTCCTTCTACTAG